One Mycolicibacterium crocinum DNA window includes the following coding sequences:
- a CDS encoding O-antigen ligase family protein, with protein sequence MADLIYFSIGALGALAFFALTVAVVRRCPAVGIGLICLILVVIWDVPDLPRIFAFSGLSVYPADAVTLVLLVVAILEAPQLQANLQGWLVPWVFFGALIVVSVLRGVATFGPGTAVNEARMILYFFFATTWALAVRPDRIKLHTVSIVIGWVLVVVALYHGVVYGIHGATSAVSVNDDLVQTGRVLVGPQAMVLLLCAGTVSLSPSGPTTAHRRFAVLSSAVFLGLVVLAQHRSVWSACALGMVTVLIWSGRKQARSRVSTLLVMGASLGLVGWASGILDDLGSVFSSASDMRTYEWRTSSWRSLISEAIAKGPEAVVGGQPFGAGYLRQIYTGTWATNTAHNWYVTIFLRLGIIGLITLAAILLAALIKSRSKPAWCTFILVAVAVYGWAYQFDWYLAPWLGAAMSLSLGDGYGRPAKADHAGLGNSNDKVLNAEIVTGGIAP encoded by the coding sequence ATGGCGGATCTAATCTATTTCAGCATTGGCGCACTCGGAGCGCTAGCGTTTTTCGCTCTTACGGTTGCCGTCGTTCGCCGCTGCCCGGCTGTCGGAATCGGGTTGATTTGTCTGATTCTCGTCGTTATCTGGGACGTGCCGGACCTGCCACGGATCTTCGCCTTTTCCGGCCTTAGTGTCTATCCCGCTGATGCGGTCACTCTCGTCTTGCTTGTGGTGGCTATTCTCGAGGCGCCACAACTTCAAGCCAACTTGCAAGGCTGGCTGGTCCCGTGGGTGTTTTTCGGAGCGCTGATCGTAGTTTCGGTACTTCGCGGAGTTGCCACGTTTGGGCCGGGAACCGCCGTAAACGAAGCGCGAATGATTCTGTACTTCTTCTTCGCTACGACGTGGGCGCTTGCGGTCCGCCCGGACCGCATCAAACTCCACACTGTCAGCATCGTTATTGGCTGGGTGCTAGTGGTTGTCGCCCTTTACCACGGCGTCGTGTACGGAATTCACGGTGCCACTTCGGCAGTTTCGGTTAATGACGATCTCGTGCAGACCGGACGCGTACTTGTAGGCCCGCAGGCGATGGTACTGTTGCTCTGCGCTGGAACTGTTTCGCTGAGCCCATCGGGTCCGACAACGGCGCACCGGCGATTCGCTGTATTGAGTTCGGCTGTATTCCTGGGACTCGTGGTTCTCGCTCAGCACCGCTCGGTCTGGTCCGCATGCGCGCTCGGTATGGTTACGGTGCTGATCTGGTCAGGACGAAAACAGGCACGGAGCCGAGTAAGCACTCTGCTCGTTATGGGCGCCTCGCTAGGACTCGTCGGTTGGGCCTCCGGAATTCTTGATGACTTAGGTTCTGTATTTTCGTCGGCGTCGGACATGCGCACGTACGAGTGGCGCACTTCGAGTTGGCGTTCCTTGATCTCGGAGGCGATCGCCAAGGGCCCGGAGGCTGTCGTTGGTGGCCAACCATTCGGTGCTGGCTACCTTCGGCAGATCTACACGGGCACTTGGGCAACAAATACTGCCCACAATTGGTACGTGACCATATTCCTGCGTTTGGGAATTATCGGCCTGATAACGCTTGCCGCGATTTTGCTTGCGGCGCTGATAAAGTCGCGATCAAAGCCTGCGTGGTGTACCTTCATACTGGTGGCCGTTGCGGTTTATGGCTGGGCGTATCAGTTCGACTGGTATTTGGCTCCTTGGCTGGGAGCTGCGATGAGTCTCTCACTTGGTGATGGGTATGGCAGGCCAGCTAAGGCTGATCATGCGGGTCTCGGCAACTCTAATGACAAAGTGCTCAATGCAGAAATCGTGACGGGGGGCATTGCACCGTGA
- a CDS encoding oligosaccharide flippase family protein, whose translation MSGSAGSKLKALASYAGWMLGAQVATAMLQFGYAAVTSRLVPGAGFGAYAVALNLAAVVSLIAQGGLGLAAARTPELRPGKLSFLILFAVGLGIVSGFLLVVLARPWAALWDVPEAIAPARVVGITAFFAPLSGLLLGLLRRLGEFRLLAISTVVTSAIGMGIGVVAVLLAPGPVTLLISPVVATILLTIVALVLTRRQWWARPEAAAARTDLGFAWRALGLTMLSYLSGTAPKWSVSRWVGADALGQWNRADVLTAVPIEQILTAFGQAVYPEFRHDIGAQSRRRQAWTDYLLLVAWACFPVSAILAGLAPIATAILFGPGWGLAASIAPLVAIQYAFVAVETALAKALESVGRFRLLVPTALASLTVVALGAVGTALTGSWAVALVALIGASILRHLLQLVFSIRVGALDGWSLAKGYGCSLSVSAILGGSAALVSAGALGGLHLSAALGGAGLIVIAVVSGIVLRRQLPPVQILARYRSNG comes from the coding sequence ATGAGCGGGTCGGCTGGCTCGAAACTCAAGGCCCTCGCCTCCTACGCCGGTTGGATGCTCGGCGCACAAGTCGCGACGGCGATGCTCCAGTTTGGTTATGCCGCGGTTACGAGCCGACTCGTGCCGGGAGCCGGCTTCGGCGCCTACGCTGTTGCGCTAAACCTCGCGGCGGTGGTCTCACTTATTGCGCAGGGTGGCCTCGGTCTGGCTGCGGCGCGGACGCCCGAGCTCCGTCCGGGAAAACTTAGTTTCTTGATTCTCTTTGCGGTAGGCCTCGGTATCGTGTCGGGATTTCTGCTCGTCGTACTCGCTAGGCCCTGGGCAGCGTTGTGGGATGTGCCTGAGGCTATTGCGCCGGCCCGGGTTGTCGGGATAACCGCCTTTTTTGCACCGCTATCCGGGCTGTTGTTGGGCCTCCTGCGCCGGCTCGGCGAGTTCAGATTGCTCGCGATCTCGACTGTTGTGACTTCCGCGATTGGAATGGGGATTGGAGTAGTAGCCGTTTTGCTCGCGCCGGGTCCCGTTACACTACTCATCTCGCCGGTTGTCGCTACCATACTGCTGACGATTGTCGCGCTCGTTCTTACGCGTCGGCAGTGGTGGGCGAGGCCGGAAGCCGCCGCGGCGCGAACCGACCTGGGATTCGCATGGCGCGCGCTTGGGCTCACGATGCTCTCATACTTGAGCGGCACCGCCCCAAAATGGTCGGTGTCCCGTTGGGTCGGTGCCGATGCGCTCGGCCAATGGAATCGTGCGGATGTGCTCACTGCGGTGCCGATCGAGCAAATTTTGACCGCATTTGGGCAAGCAGTATATCCCGAGTTTCGTCACGACATTGGAGCTCAGTCGCGACGGAGGCAAGCGTGGACCGACTATTTGCTCCTAGTAGCATGGGCATGTTTTCCGGTCTCCGCAATACTAGCCGGCTTAGCGCCCATTGCGACCGCAATACTTTTCGGCCCCGGATGGGGTTTAGCCGCATCGATCGCCCCACTTGTCGCAATTCAGTATGCCTTTGTCGCTGTCGAGACTGCGCTCGCGAAGGCACTCGAATCGGTCGGCCGGTTTCGGCTGTTGGTCCCGACGGCTCTCGCTTCCCTAACGGTTGTTGCGCTGGGTGCAGTCGGGACTGCATTGACTGGATCGTGGGCGGTAGCACTCGTCGCACTGATCGGGGCGTCGATTCTGCGGCACCTGCTCCAGCTGGTGTTCAGCATCCGGGTCGGGGCGCTGGACGGATGGTCACTTGCGAAGGGCTACGGCTGCTCGTTGTCGGTTTCGGCCATTCTCGGTGGCTCCGCGGCCCTGGTGTCCGCAGGCGCGCTAGGCGGACTTCACCTGTCCGCAGCCCTTGGCGGTGCTGGACTTATCGTCATTGCTGTCGTGTCAGGCATCGTGCTAAGACGTCAACTGCCTCCTGTTCAGATCCTCGCGCGATACCGGTCGAATGGGTAG
- a CDS encoding glycosyltransferase family protein — protein sequence MSRGLGRVLYLPNEPGDFVQRGPRRALSGLLEAGLIEGARVVSLLRRVQAGDGPAERERLRAIVREFKPTIILLDKPAGTGLRSDDIQAWRSGADFKFVVADMDPYHWYFKHLPADGRALARYADIVFVPGSSLFVRNYRRAGAKDVRWNPHTYDPGSFGHLEITNDTVAKDVVMIGSLIGSRFGRLRRLPGAVDRGRLAAELKHSFGSSFALFGSGWTEEIGSGSIPFHDQERTIRSAWVTANWDHFPKESHYFSDRLPISLASGTVHFTTWHPGYDELFGKLPFLRLVRRRADIVPEIHGYLESTSPGDRLEHARQARVFAARHYRQDIKYAELLNAAGAGIDRTAIQRALSGDQTMLTEE from the coding sequence ATGAGTCGCGGGCTGGGCCGCGTACTGTATTTACCGAATGAGCCGGGCGACTTCGTTCAGCGCGGTCCGCGGCGAGCATTAAGCGGACTCCTTGAGGCAGGTCTGATCGAGGGTGCGCGCGTCGTTAGTTTGCTGCGTAGGGTGCAGGCCGGGGATGGACCCGCCGAGCGGGAGAGGCTCCGCGCGATCGTGCGGGAATTCAAGCCGACCATCATCTTGCTCGACAAGCCGGCTGGCACTGGTTTGCGCTCGGATGACATCCAAGCGTGGCGATCGGGAGCCGACTTTAAGTTCGTCGTCGCAGACATGGATCCCTACCACTGGTATTTCAAGCACTTACCTGCCGATGGCAGGGCGTTGGCACGGTATGCCGACATAGTTTTTGTCCCTGGAAGCAGCTTGTTCGTACGGAACTATCGTCGTGCTGGCGCGAAGGACGTGCGATGGAATCCACACACGTACGACCCCGGCAGTTTTGGTCATTTAGAGATCACAAATGACACCGTGGCCAAGGATGTCGTGATGATCGGCAGCCTGATCGGCTCGCGGTTCGGGCGGCTGCGTAGGTTGCCTGGTGCGGTCGATCGAGGCCGTCTGGCCGCGGAACTGAAGCATAGTTTCGGTAGCAGCTTCGCGCTGTTCGGGTCGGGGTGGACTGAGGAAATCGGGTCGGGTTCGATCCCGTTTCATGATCAGGAAAGGACAATTCGCAGCGCGTGGGTCACTGCGAATTGGGACCACTTTCCCAAGGAATCCCATTACTTCTCCGACCGTCTTCCGATCAGCCTTGCATCGGGAACGGTGCATTTTACGACATGGCACCCCGGCTACGACGAGCTCTTCGGCAAGCTCCCATTTCTCCGACTAGTCCGACGCCGTGCTGACATCGTCCCCGAAATCCACGGCTATCTTGAGTCGACTTCGCCTGGCGACCGGCTCGAGCATGCGCGTCAGGCCCGTGTCTTCGCGGCCAGGCACTATCGTCAGGACATCAAGTACGCTGAGCTGCTGAACGCTGCAGGAGCTGGAATCGATCGAACCGCCATTCAGCGTGCGCTTAGTGGTGATCAGACGATGCTCACCGAGGAATGA
- a CDS encoding nucleotide sugar dehydrogenase, translating to MSNRSTVKVVVVGQGYVGLPLAIETATAGYVTTGLDLDLDVVASLSSGISHIDDISDDQIRAALARGYRASAEAAVLAQADIVVICVPTPLSADGSPDMAAVEKAVGETARLAKPGVLVILESTTYPGTTDNLVRPALEASGREIDRDFFLAFSPERIDPGNQHYTIRNTPKIVGGVTAESTRRASEFYGAFVDAVVPVKGAREAESAKLLENTYRHVNIALVNEMVRFCRELGIDLWEVIRAASTKPFGFQPFYPGPGVGGHCIPIDPNYLSYEVKRQLGRPFRFIELAQEINESMPRYVVDRLQDALNDAGKPVRGSRVLILGITYKPNIADQRQSPAKPIATLLARKGALLTFHDPLVDAWGVDGVAIPRVDDLLTAVSQSDAVLLLQAHRKYDVDDLTKRSQLFFDTRGASTHPAAVRL from the coding sequence GTGTCAAATCGCTCGACCGTGAAGGTGGTCGTTGTGGGGCAAGGCTATGTCGGCCTTCCGCTGGCTATCGAGACCGCTACGGCTGGCTACGTTACGACAGGCCTCGACCTTGATTTGGACGTCGTCGCTAGCCTTTCATCGGGCATCAGCCATATCGATGACATTAGCGATGACCAAATTCGCGCCGCGCTGGCGCGGGGCTACCGTGCGTCCGCGGAAGCTGCGGTGCTGGCTCAAGCAGATATCGTCGTCATCTGTGTTCCGACCCCGCTGAGTGCGGATGGCAGCCCTGATATGGCTGCGGTGGAGAAAGCTGTAGGGGAAACCGCTCGGTTAGCGAAGCCCGGTGTCCTTGTGATTCTTGAATCGACGACATATCCCGGAACCACCGATAACCTCGTTCGGCCCGCGTTAGAGGCGTCAGGCCGGGAGATCGACCGGGACTTCTTCCTCGCGTTCTCACCCGAGCGGATCGATCCTGGTAATCAGCACTACACCATCCGTAACACTCCAAAAATCGTCGGTGGGGTGACGGCAGAATCGACACGGCGTGCTAGTGAGTTCTATGGGGCCTTCGTGGATGCCGTCGTTCCGGTCAAAGGTGCCAGAGAGGCAGAGTCAGCGAAACTCCTCGAAAATACGTATCGGCACGTCAACATCGCACTGGTCAATGAGATGGTGCGCTTCTGCCGGGAACTCGGCATTGATCTCTGGGAAGTCATCCGCGCGGCTTCCACGAAGCCGTTCGGGTTCCAGCCCTTCTACCCGGGTCCTGGCGTCGGGGGACACTGCATCCCGATTGATCCCAACTATCTGAGCTACGAGGTCAAACGTCAATTAGGTCGGCCATTCCGATTCATCGAATTGGCTCAGGAAATAAACGAAAGCATGCCTCGTTATGTCGTCGATCGGCTACAGGACGCGCTGAATGACGCCGGGAAGCCGGTGCGAGGTTCTCGCGTGCTCATCCTGGGCATTACGTACAAGCCGAACATCGCGGACCAGCGGCAGTCTCCTGCGAAGCCAATCGCCACCTTGCTCGCGCGCAAAGGAGCACTACTGACTTTTCACGATCCACTGGTTGATGCCTGGGGTGTTGACGGGGTGGCCATTCCACGCGTCGACGACCTGCTGACCGCCGTTTCACAGTCGGACGCTGTGCTTCTCCTGCAGGCGCACAGGAAATACGATGTGGACGACCTCACGAAACGGTCGCAATTGTTCTTCGACACCCGGGGGGCCTCCACTCACCCCGCCGCCGTCAGGTTGTGA
- a CDS encoding right-handed parallel beta-helix repeat-containing protein — translation MTVSRRDALKRIFSVTVFGGLGLAPAPPKAIADGLRSAEVNVMDYGAIGDGMTNDTGAIHAARDAAGVGGKVIIPAGTYTVSGLAATVADQTWELADDSDARATIKMQAEAASILQVTAAGVTVDGGMFDGSAATLHDWSQQGIRIEADGVTVRNVEVRDSPAHGVYVLNCDRATVIDSRFVNCYHAGVLIQNGAPDTYMYDMVITGNHVESSLDSAHGIGVVGGTSVRSVNMPVNGVTVSRNTVRLPRDPNTESSCIGVTNCTDWLVSENNVAGSALGISCPNPVRAAISNNQVREFSSMGIEIPGDVTDCLVSDNIIDAAVVAGAGSGIQNSQGRVKGLRVVNNSISGFAGSMCGISFSSGSQVESASVTGNVVRANCDKFVGLQVNDTAQNLTISGNTFDAGMVSSSIHGIFFSRNCVSNTAIIDNIFTSTSSSGTNYAIAFNVDATASGITITGNTIATGQAATFAAFYCYSTATNIIFKGNSVDGGTSTSSNGIDLYGGVDGFTVRGNQFSNLTEAVVRLMASTAVTMKNIDVSGNSIVNVRYGVRNRNSGEAVVETSVDSADK, via the coding sequence ATGACCGTTTCGCGGCGCGACGCGCTCAAGCGCATTTTTTCGGTAACGGTGTTCGGGGGACTTGGCTTGGCACCCGCACCGCCGAAGGCCATCGCCGACGGGCTTCGTTCGGCAGAAGTCAACGTGATGGATTACGGCGCGATCGGTGACGGGATGACGAACGATACCGGCGCTATCCACGCGGCCAGGGATGCAGCAGGTGTCGGAGGGAAAGTCATCATCCCCGCGGGGACATATACCGTTTCTGGACTGGCTGCAACTGTCGCCGATCAGACATGGGAACTGGCCGATGATTCAGACGCCAGGGCGACGATCAAAATGCAAGCCGAAGCGGCCAGCATCCTGCAAGTGACCGCTGCGGGTGTCACCGTCGACGGCGGGATGTTCGACGGCTCCGCCGCCACCCTGCACGACTGGTCTCAGCAGGGCATCCGCATTGAGGCGGATGGTGTCACAGTCCGCAACGTCGAAGTCCGCGACAGTCCAGCACACGGCGTATACGTACTTAACTGCGATCGAGCCACCGTCATCGACAGCCGATTTGTCAACTGCTACCACGCTGGCGTATTGATCCAAAACGGTGCGCCTGACACCTATATGTACGACATGGTGATCACCGGCAACCACGTGGAGAGTTCTCTTGACTCAGCCCACGGAATCGGTGTCGTCGGCGGTACTTCAGTAAGGAGCGTGAATATGCCAGTAAATGGTGTCACGGTTAGTCGCAATACCGTGCGTTTGCCCAGGGATCCGAATACGGAGTCTAGTTGCATCGGCGTTACGAATTGCACGGACTGGTTGGTCAGCGAGAATAACGTCGCGGGATCAGCTCTCGGCATCTCCTGTCCCAACCCGGTGAGGGCGGCGATCTCAAACAACCAAGTTCGCGAATTCAGCTCGATGGGCATTGAAATACCCGGCGATGTAACCGACTGCCTCGTGTCAGATAATATCATCGACGCTGCGGTGGTGGCCGGAGCTGGGTCCGGAATACAAAACAGTCAAGGGAGGGTAAAGGGACTCCGTGTAGTCAACAATTCTATATCGGGGTTTGCCGGTAGCATGTGTGGAATCAGTTTCTCCTCGGGGTCGCAAGTTGAATCCGCATCTGTCACGGGCAACGTGGTGAGAGCAAACTGTGATAAGTTTGTTGGATTGCAGGTCAACGACACGGCCCAAAATCTGACAATTTCGGGCAACACTTTCGATGCAGGGATGGTATCAAGCAGCATTCACGGCATCTTCTTCTCTCGAAATTGCGTCTCGAATACTGCAATTATTGACAATATCTTTACGTCAACATCCTCATCGGGCACCAATTACGCAATTGCATTCAATGTTGATGCGACGGCTTCGGGGATCACCATCACGGGCAACACAATCGCCACCGGGCAAGCGGCGACTTTCGCTGCTTTCTACTGCTACTCAACGGCCACTAACATTATATTCAAGGGGAACTCCGTGGATGGCGGAACGTCAACATCGTCCAACGGTATCGATCTTTATGGTGGCGTCGACGGATTTACCGTCAGAGGAAACCAGTTTAGCAACCTCACCGAGGCGGTCGTCCGACTGATGGCTTCGACCGCTGTAACAATGAAAAATATCGATGTGAGTGGAAATAGCATCGTCAACGTCCGCTACGGGGTTAGAAACCGCAATTCGGGGGAGGCCGTTGTAGAGACCAGCGTCGATTCCGCCGACAAATAA
- a CDS encoding FkbM family methyltransferase, producing the protein MGIDLTRYPSSDPMFSVVRLLEHFGIDCVVDVGANSGGFASTIRRLGYSGRIVSLEPLSSSFALLAARAAKDPAWETLRLAAGNEDCEIEINVAGNAGHSSSVLQMLSTHSDAAPESHYVGTEVVPQRRLDGLLPELGIGPAHPAFLKLDVQGYEASVLDGATALLSAGAIKGLQMELSLVPLYELAMTYKEGLERGEQLGMSLMGLLPGFSDPRSGRLLQADAVFFAT; encoded by the coding sequence ATGGGTATCGACCTGACTCGTTATCCGTCGAGCGATCCGATGTTCAGCGTCGTTCGACTACTGGAACACTTCGGGATCGACTGCGTCGTCGATGTCGGAGCGAACAGTGGCGGCTTCGCTTCGACAATCCGCCGCCTGGGCTATTCAGGTCGGATTGTGTCGCTTGAGCCCCTGTCAAGCTCCTTCGCGCTACTGGCCGCCCGCGCCGCCAAGGACCCGGCGTGGGAGACGCTGCGGCTTGCTGCCGGTAACGAGGATTGCGAGATCGAAATTAATGTGGCCGGCAACGCGGGGCACAGCAGCTCGGTCCTTCAGATGCTCAGTACTCACTCTGACGCCGCGCCCGAGTCCCATTACGTCGGCACCGAAGTGGTGCCGCAGCGGAGGCTTGACGGACTGCTTCCCGAACTTGGGATTGGGCCAGCGCATCCGGCCTTCCTGAAGCTCGATGTCCAAGGTTACGAGGCGTCGGTTCTCGACGGCGCCACCGCATTACTTAGTGCGGGAGCGATTAAGGGACTCCAGATGGAGCTCTCGCTCGTCCCTCTGTACGAGCTGGCGATGACATACAAAGAGGGCCTAGAGCGAGGCGAGCAGCTTGGGATGTCGCTCATGGGTCTTCTTCCCGGGTTCTCGGATCCGCGTTCAGGGCGACTGCTGCAGGCGGACGCCGTGTTTTTCGCAACGTAG